Proteins encoded within one genomic window of Pigmentiphaga sp. H8:
- a CDS encoding DUF2868 domain-containing protein, whose translation MDERAARDVVLAHALETTDDEHQLLRAEDRREASLSARNLCGLQGGRDAGRDPAGSFLQTRAALLLDGLERRTPALKAMRHPPRLAALAGWLLPLAAFLAGALTERIANPHRMDLLSPPLLGVLGWNLLMYAILAVSLAVPPLRRRGAALFARPWLPEGWLRRRGSPALAAAGARFALDWQRLAAPLHQARGKRVLHLCAALFGAGVALSLYARGLTVEYRVGWESTFLDAGQVHAILSVLFAPATWLFRLPGFTPAEIAALRFDAAGFVPGGARWVHLYAALLAIVVVIPRLVLAAMARWKETRLRAAFPLDMGLPYYRKLLGSLSPVPLRLRVIPYSFAVDATRGQALQAVARSMLGDTAQAAVMPGWDYGADPQGMPAPDATDEGATVTAALVNLSATPEAENHGAFLDHLARALPGKIVLAVDQSAYAARLDGQAGAGLRLEERRRLWQDFGTLHKVPVTFVDLLHPPDA comes from the coding sequence ATGGACGAACGAGCGGCCAGGGACGTGGTGCTAGCCCACGCCCTGGAAACCACCGACGACGAACACCAGTTGCTGCGCGCCGAGGATCGCCGCGAGGCCAGCCTGAGCGCCCGCAATCTGTGCGGATTGCAAGGCGGCCGCGACGCCGGACGGGACCCGGCCGGCAGTTTCCTGCAAACCCGCGCGGCCCTGCTGCTGGATGGGCTGGAACGGCGCACGCCGGCGCTCAAGGCCATGCGCCATCCTCCTCGCCTGGCCGCCCTGGCCGGCTGGCTGCTTCCCTTGGCGGCCTTCCTGGCCGGCGCGCTGACCGAACGCATCGCCAATCCCCACCGCATGGACCTGTTGTCGCCGCCGCTGCTGGGCGTGCTGGGCTGGAATCTGCTGATGTACGCGATCCTGGCCGTCTCCCTCGCGGTACCGCCGCTGCGGCGACGGGGCGCGGCGCTGTTCGCGCGGCCCTGGCTGCCGGAAGGCTGGCTCCGGCGCCGGGGCTCGCCCGCGTTGGCCGCCGCCGGCGCGCGCTTCGCGCTCGACTGGCAGCGGCTGGCGGCGCCGCTGCACCAGGCGCGGGGCAAGCGCGTTCTTCATCTGTGCGCCGCGCTGTTCGGCGCCGGCGTGGCCCTGTCGCTGTACGCGCGCGGCCTGACCGTCGAATACCGCGTTGGCTGGGAAAGCACCTTCCTCGATGCCGGCCAGGTGCACGCGATCCTGAGCGTGCTGTTCGCCCCGGCGACGTGGCTGTTCCGCCTGCCGGGCTTCACGCCCGCGGAGATCGCCGCGCTGCGCTTCGACGCCGCCGGCTTCGTCCCGGGCGGCGCCCGCTGGGTCCATCTGTACGCTGCGCTGCTGGCCATCGTGGTCGTGATCCCCCGCCTGGTGCTGGCGGCGATGGCCCGCTGGAAGGAAACCCGCCTGCGCGCGGCCTTTCCCCTGGACATGGGCCTGCCCTACTACCGCAAGCTGCTGGGTTCGCTCAGCCCCGTGCCGCTGCGCCTGCGCGTGATTCCCTACAGCTTCGCCGTCGACGCAACGCGCGGCCAGGCATTGCAGGCGGTGGCGCGCTCCATGCTGGGCGACACCGCCCAGGCGGCGGTGATGCCCGGCTGGGACTACGGTGCCGATCCTCAGGGCATGCCCGCGCCGGACGCGACGGACGAAGGCGCGACCGTCACCGCCGCGCTGGTGAACCTGTCGGCCACGCCCGAAGCCGAGAACCACGGCGCCTTCCTGGATCACCTGGCGCGCGCCCTGCCCGGCAAGATCGTGCTGGCCGTCGACCAGTCGGCCTATGCGGCGCGCCTCGACGGCCAGGCCGGCGCCGGCCTCCGTCTGGAAGAACGCCGGCGCCTGTGGCAGGATTTCGGCACGCTGCACAAGGTGCCGGTCACCTTCGTCGATCTGCTCCATCCCCCCGATGCCTGA
- a CDS encoding DUF3482 domain-containing protein: MPDKPVRIQLCLVSHTNAGKTTLARTLLGADVGEVRDAAHVTQTADAYRLLATADGDELYLWDTPGFGDSARLAKRLEMAGNPVGWFLTEVWDRVSDRAFWLSQRALQAARDNADVVLYLVNASEDPQDAGYVAPEMQILQWLGKPVVVLLNQMGPPRPAAREQQDVSRWTDHLRPYGVVRNVVPLDAFARSWVHERVLFDAIRACLPAAAQPGSARLAAAWDKRNLDRFQQSMDLIARQIVEAARDAEAVGDASAIRSALGTLGLARSASESSREAAMAAITTRLSRAGAQTTARLLALHGLQGSAAAPLNQRLRENFAFSAPVDVKQAGLLGAIASGAATGASADLLAGGLTLGGGMLVGAVVGAATFAGAAWGINKAKGADHATARLTDEFLHALVVADLLRYLAIIHFGRGRGDYVEGEAPAFWRNEVMDVVQARDAALQRIWARARQEAEPQPAIEELTKVLEDACQQILRKLYPAALASTR; encoded by the coding sequence ATGCCTGACAAACCCGTCCGCATACAGCTCTGCCTGGTCTCCCACACCAACGCCGGCAAGACGACGCTGGCCCGCACCCTGCTGGGCGCGGACGTGGGCGAGGTCCGCGACGCGGCCCACGTCACCCAGACCGCCGACGCCTACCGCCTGCTCGCGACCGCCGACGGCGACGAACTGTACCTGTGGGATACACCGGGCTTCGGCGATTCCGCGCGGCTGGCCAAGCGGCTGGAGATGGCGGGCAACCCGGTCGGCTGGTTCCTGACCGAGGTGTGGGACCGGGTCAGCGACCGCGCCTTCTGGCTCAGCCAGCGCGCGCTGCAGGCCGCGCGCGACAACGCGGACGTGGTGCTGTATCTGGTCAACGCCTCGGAAGATCCGCAGGACGCGGGCTACGTCGCACCCGAGATGCAGATCCTCCAGTGGCTGGGCAAGCCCGTCGTGGTGCTGCTCAACCAGATGGGCCCGCCTCGCCCCGCGGCCCGCGAACAGCAGGACGTCTCGCGCTGGACGGACCACCTGCGGCCCTATGGCGTGGTGCGCAACGTCGTGCCGCTGGACGCCTTCGCCCGCAGTTGGGTGCACGAACGCGTGCTGTTCGACGCCATCCGCGCCTGCCTGCCGGCGGCCGCGCAGCCCGGCAGCGCCCGGCTGGCGGCGGCCTGGGACAAGCGCAATCTCGACCGCTTCCAGCAGTCCATGGATCTGATCGCCCGCCAGATCGTCGAGGCGGCCCGCGATGCCGAAGCCGTGGGCGATGCCTCGGCGATCCGGTCGGCGCTGGGCACCCTGGGCCTGGCCCGGTCCGCGTCGGAAAGCTCGCGAGAAGCGGCCATGGCCGCCATCACCACGCGCCTGTCGCGCGCCGGCGCCCAAACCACGGCCCGGCTGCTGGCGCTGCACGGACTCCAGGGCAGCGCGGCGGCCCCGCTGAACCAGCGGTTGCGCGAGAACTTCGCCTTCAGCGCGCCGGTCGACGTGAAACAGGCTGGGCTGCTGGGCGCCATCGCGTCGGGCGCCGCCACCGGCGCGTCGGCCGACCTGCTGGCCGGCGGCCTGACCCTGGGCGGCGGCATGCTGGTGGGCGCCGTCGTCGGCGCGGCTACTTTCGCCGGCGCGGCATGGGGGATCAACAAGGCCAAGGGCGCCGACCACGCCACGGCCCGCCTGACCGATGAATTCCTGCACGCGCTGGTGGTGGCCGACCTGCTGCGCTATCTCGCCATCATCCACTTCGGCCGGGGCCGGGGCGACTACGTCGAAGGCGAGGCGCCGGCGTTCTGGCGCAACGAAGTCATGGACGTGGTCCAGGCCCGGGACGCCGCGCTGCAGCGCATCTGGGCCCGCGCCCGCCAGGAAGCCGAGCCGCAGCCCGCGATCGAGGAATTGACGAAGGTGCTGGAAGACGCCTGCCAGCAGATCCTGCGCAAGCTCTATCCCGCGGCGCTCGCGTCCACGCGCTGA
- a CDS encoding DUF1330 domain-containing protein — MAAYVIGEVKILKPAEMGEYGRMVAEAVAAHGGRYLARGAEPVVLEGGPAHNVLLIEFPDKDAALAWYASPAYQAARKLREGKSNLRLIVI, encoded by the coding sequence ATGGCCGCCTACGTCATCGGAGAAGTGAAGATTCTCAAGCCTGCGGAAATGGGCGAGTACGGCCGCATGGTGGCCGAGGCGGTGGCCGCGCATGGCGGGCGCTATCTGGCGCGCGGCGCCGAGCCCGTCGTCCTGGAAGGCGGGCCGGCCCACAACGTGCTGTTGATCGAATTCCCGGACAAGGATGCGGCCCTGGCCTGGTATGCCTCGCCCGCCTACCAGGCGGCCAGGAAGCTGCGCGAGGGCAAGAGCAACCTGAGGCTGATCGTGATCTGA
- a CDS encoding isopenicillin N synthase family oxygenase, translating to MLPTARKLVFSEVPIVDLGPAWRDDAGRAEVADAIAAAAGTVGFFYVRNHGLAEQDVRDIFQTAVDFHSLPLEAKMEVSLKLNDHAQGYLHGMTKGNDANIKENLQEAFQIRRPLADDDPDLLAGKPLHGRIPWPSAMPDLKPRMMAYYDKINGLGYRLLELFELSLGLAAGTLKASFAKDMNSLRLLHYPPQRPDESGEHLGARGHTDTNAFTILAQDANGGLEVRNRDGEWVAVPPVEGTLVVNVGEVLKVWTDGVFTSAVHRVINRSGNERYSIPFFMYPSFDAWIQPLIRNPDPANVAPEDLPTSFPRDRPFVYGELKARNVARIMPQKSVA from the coding sequence ATGCTGCCCACCGCAAGAAAACTGGTTTTTTCGGAAGTGCCCATCGTCGATCTGGGGCCGGCCTGGCGTGATGACGCCGGCCGCGCCGAGGTGGCGGACGCCATTGCCGCCGCCGCGGGAACCGTGGGCTTTTTCTACGTCAGGAATCACGGCCTGGCCGAGCAGGATGTCCGCGACATCTTCCAGACCGCCGTGGATTTCCACAGCCTGCCGCTGGAAGCCAAGATGGAGGTTTCGCTCAAGCTCAACGACCATGCGCAGGGCTACCTGCACGGCATGACCAAGGGCAACGACGCGAACATCAAGGAGAACCTCCAGGAGGCATTCCAGATCCGCCGCCCGCTGGCCGACGACGATCCCGACCTGCTGGCCGGCAAGCCGCTGCACGGGCGCATTCCCTGGCCGTCGGCCATGCCGGACCTCAAGCCGCGGATGATGGCGTACTACGACAAGATCAACGGCCTGGGCTATCGGCTGCTGGAGCTGTTCGAGCTCAGCCTGGGGCTGGCGGCCGGCACGCTGAAAGCCAGCTTCGCCAAGGACATGAACTCGCTGCGCCTGCTGCACTACCCGCCGCAGCGCCCCGACGAGTCGGGCGAGCACCTGGGTGCCCGCGGACACACCGATACCAACGCCTTCACCATCCTGGCGCAGGATGCGAACGGCGGGCTGGAGGTGCGCAACCGCGACGGCGAATGGGTGGCCGTGCCGCCGGTCGAGGGGACACTGGTAGTCAACGTGGGCGAGGTGCTGAAGGTCTGGACCGACGGCGTGTTCACCTCGGCGGTGCACCGGGTGATCAACCGCTCCGGCAACGAGCGCTATTCCATTCCGTTCTTCATGTATCCCAGCTTCGATGCGTGGATCCAGCCGCTGATCCGCAATCCCGACCCCGCCAACGTCGCGCCCGAGGACCTGCCGACGTCCTTTCCGCGCGACCGGCCCTTCGTCTACGGCGAACTGAAGGCGCGCAACGTCGCGCGCATCATGCCGCAGAAGAGCGTGGCCTGA
- a CDS encoding tripartite tricarboxylate transporter substrate binding protein — translation MNRRDVLRLGMAASLGVAGKAWAQEAFPNRLMKVVVPYPPGGITDLLGRVLADILAKEFPAKPVIVENKGGGTGTVAQQYILQQPHDGHLLLSGGLGGLILPTILNPSLPINPQENFVPVAQLAELMNVLVVGRDVEARTLPELVAYGKTRVGKLNYGSNGVGTLAHFTSVLFNQRAGTHFVHIPYRSSGEIITGLKNGDIQVSFANLPSVAALVRSGSLRAIAVTGARRAQALPDVPTLVELGMEDFVATGWLGGYAPVGTPQANIDKLSDAIVKGGRQPENIQRLQTAGFEVTVRGHADFAAWNRSEFVKWNELARRENIRPEA, via the coding sequence GAACCGCCTGATGAAGGTGGTCGTACCGTATCCCCCCGGGGGCATTACCGACCTGCTGGGGCGCGTGCTGGCGGATATCCTGGCCAAGGAGTTTCCCGCCAAGCCCGTGATCGTCGAGAACAAGGGCGGCGGCACCGGCACCGTGGCCCAGCAGTACATCCTGCAGCAGCCGCACGACGGGCACCTGCTGCTGTCCGGCGGCCTGGGCGGCCTGATCCTGCCGACCATCCTGAACCCCAGCCTGCCCATCAACCCGCAGGAGAACTTCGTTCCCGTGGCGCAACTGGCCGAGCTGATGAACGTACTGGTGGTGGGGCGCGACGTCGAGGCCCGCACGCTGCCGGAACTCGTCGCTTACGGCAAGACGCGCGTGGGCAAGCTCAACTACGGCTCCAACGGCGTCGGGACGCTGGCCCATTTCACCTCGGTGTTGTTCAACCAGCGCGCGGGCACGCATTTCGTCCATATCCCGTACCGCTCCAGCGGCGAGATCATCACCGGCCTGAAGAACGGGGACATCCAGGTGTCCTTTGCCAACCTGCCGTCGGTGGCGGCATTGGTGCGCTCCGGTTCGCTGCGCGCGATCGCGGTGACGGGGGCCAGGCGCGCGCAGGCGCTGCCCGACGTGCCGACCCTGGTGGAACTGGGCATGGAGGACTTCGTCGCGACGGGATGGCTGGGCGGCTACGCGCCGGTGGGCACGCCGCAGGCCAACATCGACAAGTTGTCCGATGCCATCGTCAAGGGCGGCAGGCAGCCCGAGAACATCCAGCGGCTGCAAACGGCGGGCTTCGAAGTGACGGTGCGCGGCCATGCGGACTTCGCCGCCTGGAACCGCAGCGAATTCGTCAAATGGAACGAACTGGCCCGCCGGGAAAACATCCGGCCCGAGGCCTGA